The following are encoded in a window of Pseudomonas graminis genomic DNA:
- a CDS encoding substrate-binding domain-containing protein: MTTRLKKGFSAALCSLAVAVACGSAINVQAADAAKTGPLKIGASFQEINNPYFVTMKDALQDATTSIGATLLVTDARHDVSKQISDIEDMLQKGIDILIINPTDSVGVQSAVKQAHDKGVVVVAVDAQANGPLDSFVGSKNFDAGVQACDYLAKHIGEKGDVGILDGIAVVPILERVRGCKEALGKYKDIKIVSIQNGKQERDQALTVTENMLQAQPNLKGLFSVNDNGSLGALAAIESSGMDVKLTSVDGAPEAIKEIQKPNSKFIATSAQYPRDQVRLALGLALAKKWGSQVPATIPVDILLVDQAKAKTFTW; encoded by the coding sequence ATGACAACTCGCCTCAAGAAGGGCTTTTCCGCCGCTCTCTGTTCACTCGCCGTGGCCGTCGCCTGCGGCAGCGCCATCAATGTCCAGGCCGCAGACGCCGCCAAGACCGGCCCATTGAAAATCGGCGCCTCGTTTCAAGAGATCAACAACCCCTATTTCGTGACCATGAAAGACGCCCTTCAGGACGCCACTACCAGCATCGGTGCCACGCTGCTGGTCACTGATGCGCGTCATGATGTGTCCAAGCAGATCAGCGACATCGAAGACATGCTGCAGAAAGGCATCGATATCCTGATCATCAACCCGACCGATTCGGTCGGCGTTCAGTCCGCCGTCAAGCAGGCCCATGACAAAGGCGTGGTGGTCGTCGCGGTGGACGCTCAGGCCAATGGCCCGCTGGACTCTTTCGTCGGCTCGAAGAACTTCGACGCCGGCGTGCAGGCCTGCGATTACCTGGCCAAGCACATTGGCGAGAAGGGTGACGTCGGGATTCTCGACGGCATCGCGGTGGTGCCGATTCTTGAGCGCGTACGCGGCTGCAAGGAAGCCTTGGGCAAGTACAAGGACATCAAGATTGTCAGCATTCAGAACGGCAAGCAGGAGCGTGATCAAGCGCTGACTGTGACTGAAAACATGCTGCAGGCGCAGCCCAATCTCAAAGGCCTGTTCAGCGTCAACGACAACGGGTCCCTCGGCGCCCTGGCGGCCATCGAGTCCAGCGGCATGGACGTCAAGCTGACCAGCGTCGACGGCGCGCCCGAAGCCATCAAGGAAATCCAGAAGCCCAACAGCAAGTTCATCGCCACTTCCGCTCAGTACCCTCGCGACCAGGTACGGCTGGCGCTGGGGCTGGCGCTCGCCAAGAAGTGGGGCTCACAAGTCCCGGCGACCATTCCGGTCGACATCCTGCTGGTGGATCAGGCGAAGGCGAAAACCTTCACCTGGTAA
- a CDS encoding sugar ABC transporter ATP-binding protein, with the protein MSCLLQLENICKSYPGVQALKSINLQVERGEIHALLGENGAGKSTLMKILAGVEHQDKGSILIDGAEQYFATYNEAIAAGIGIVFQEFSLIPYLNAVENIFLGHEIVNGFGLLRKGEMREKASGLFDRLGVKINLDCSVQHLSVAEQQFVEIAKALALEARLLILDEPTATLTPSEAELLFDIMRELKSQGVAVIFISHHLEEIFQVCDRISVLRDGANVGALTVANSDIDTLVEMMVGRRLEANFPPKQSRAQGEVVLQVRDIQLTRNGPHNSFNLHKGEILGFAGLVGSGRTELALGVIGALPVVSKDVLLRGQPAHLNDPAQALASGIGLLPESRKSEGLIVDFTIRENISLNNLGKYEGAAHLLDRYKEDTTTAELMKQLSIKAPSCESRVINLSGGNQQKVVIARWINHHCDILIFDEPTRGIDVGAKAEIYTLMRTLTEQGFAIIMISSELPEIIGMCDRVAVFNKGAIVNVLEASAINPQEVMRHATGSLNSEHLH; encoded by the coding sequence ATGAGCTGCCTTCTGCAATTGGAAAACATCTGTAAAAGCTACCCCGGCGTGCAGGCGCTCAAGTCGATCAACCTGCAGGTCGAACGCGGCGAAATTCACGCGCTGCTCGGCGAAAATGGTGCGGGTAAATCGACCCTGATGAAGATCCTCGCGGGCGTCGAGCATCAGGACAAAGGCAGCATTCTCATTGATGGCGCGGAACAGTATTTCGCGACCTACAACGAAGCCATTGCCGCCGGCATCGGTATCGTCTTTCAGGAATTCAGCCTGATCCCCTATCTCAATGCCGTGGAGAATATTTTCCTCGGTCACGAGATCGTCAACGGCTTCGGCTTGCTGCGCAAAGGCGAGATGCGCGAGAAAGCCAGCGGGCTGTTCGACCGCCTCGGCGTGAAGATTAATCTGGATTGTTCGGTGCAGCACTTGAGCGTGGCCGAGCAGCAGTTTGTCGAGATCGCCAAGGCGTTGGCCCTTGAAGCGCGTTTGCTGATTCTCGACGAACCCACCGCCACCCTGACCCCGTCCGAGGCCGAGCTGTTGTTCGACATCATGCGCGAGCTGAAAAGCCAGGGCGTGGCGGTGATCTTCATCTCCCACCACCTGGAGGAAATCTTTCAGGTCTGCGACCGCATCAGCGTGCTGCGTGATGGCGCCAACGTCGGCGCCTTGACCGTCGCCAACAGTGACATCGACACGCTGGTGGAGATGATGGTGGGGCGGCGTCTGGAAGCGAACTTTCCGCCCAAGCAGTCCCGCGCCCAAGGCGAAGTGGTGCTGCAAGTGCGTGACATTCAGCTGACCCGTAATGGCCCGCACAACAGCTTCAATCTGCACAAGGGCGAGATTCTCGGCTTCGCCGGGCTGGTAGGGTCCGGGCGTACGGAACTGGCGCTGGGCGTGATCGGCGCGTTGCCGGTGGTCAGCAAGGACGTGCTGTTGCGCGGTCAGCCGGCGCACCTCAATGACCCGGCGCAAGCGCTGGCCAGTGGCATCGGCCTGTTGCCGGAAAGCCGCAAGAGCGAAGGGCTGATCGTGGATTTCACCATTCGCGAGAACATCTCCCTGAACAATCTGGGCAAGTATGAAGGCGCGGCGCACCTGCTCGACCGGTACAAGGAAGACACCACCACCGCCGAGCTGATGAAGCAGCTGTCGATCAAGGCGCCGAGCTGTGAAAGCCGGGTCATCAATCTCAGTGGCGGCAATCAACAGAAGGTGGTGATCGCGCGCTGGATCAATCACCACTGCGACATCCTGATCTTCGACGAGCCGACCCGAGGCATCGACGTCGGCGCGAAAGCGGAGATCTACACCCTGATGCGCACACTCACCGAACAAGGCTTCGCGATCATCATGATCTCTTCGGAACTGCCGGAAATCATCGGCATGTGCGACCGCGTGGCCGTTTTCAACAAGGGCGCTATCGTCAACGTGCTGGAGGCTTCGGCCATCAATCCGCAGGAAGTGATGCGCCACGCCACCGGGAGCCTGAACAGTGAACACCTCCATTAA
- a CDS encoding ABC transporter permease: MTVQPNRMKLNFARLIRSPAFYPFVGLVVVTVFMIFASDKFLTGANLENIARQVSINAIIAVGMTCVILTGGIDLSVGPVMALSGTLTTGLMVAGVPAPIAILIGLLIGVGFGVGNGIFVAYLKMPPIIVTLATMGIARGLGLMYTDGYPIAGMPDWFAWFGRGTLFGIQVPILIMLATYFFAWVLLQHTRVGRYVYAIGGNEEAVRLSGVRASRFKLLVYSISGLTAAIAGLVLSSRLMSGQPNAGVGFELDAIAAVVLGGASIAGGRGVIIGTLVGAMLLGVLNNGLNMLGVSPYVQSVIKGGIILLAIFISRQRHK, encoded by the coding sequence ATGACCGTGCAGCCCAACCGGATGAAGCTCAACTTCGCTCGATTGATTCGCTCGCCAGCCTTCTACCCGTTCGTTGGCCTGGTGGTGGTGACGGTCTTCATGATCTTCGCCAGCGACAAGTTTCTCACCGGCGCGAATCTGGAAAACATCGCCCGCCAAGTGTCGATCAACGCCATCATCGCGGTCGGCATGACTTGCGTGATCCTCACCGGCGGAATCGATTTGTCGGTGGGTCCGGTGATGGCCTTGTCCGGCACGCTGACCACCGGGCTGATGGTCGCAGGCGTCCCGGCGCCGATCGCGATCCTCATCGGTTTGCTGATTGGCGTGGGCTTCGGAGTGGGCAACGGCATCTTCGTCGCGTACCTGAAAATGCCGCCGATCATCGTCACGCTGGCGACCATGGGCATCGCCCGCGGGCTGGGCCTGATGTACACCGACGGCTACCCGATTGCAGGCATGCCGGACTGGTTCGCCTGGTTCGGGCGCGGCACGCTGTTCGGCATTCAGGTGCCGATCCTGATCATGCTGGCGACCTACTTCTTCGCCTGGGTGCTGCTGCAGCACACGCGGGTGGGCCGCTACGTTTACGCCATCGGCGGCAACGAAGAAGCCGTGCGTCTGTCCGGCGTGCGCGCCTCGCGGTTCAAGCTGCTGGTGTACTCGATCAGCGGGCTGACGGCGGCGATTGCGGGGCTGGTGTTGTCGTCGCGGCTGATGAGCGGGCAACCGAATGCCGGCGTCGGTTTCGAGCTGGATGCCATCGCAGCCGTGGTACTGGGCGGCGCGTCGATTGCCGGCGGTCGCGGCGTAATCATCGGCACGCTGGTGGGCGCGATGCTCCTGGGCGTGCTGAACAACGGCTTGAACATGCTGGGCGTCTCGCCCTATGTGCAAAGCGTGATCAAGGGCGGAATCATTTTGCTGGCGATTTTCATCAGTCGGCAGCGGCACAAATAA
- a CDS encoding alcohol dehydrogenase catalytic domain-containing protein, translating into MEQNTTNTMQAVVCHAPKDYRLEQISKPVARANELVIRIGACGICASDCKCHSGAAMFWGGESPWVKAPVVPGHEFFGYVDSVGEGAEEHFGVKVGDKVIAEQIVPCEKCKFCKSGKYWMCEVHNIFGFQKDVAEGGMAQYMRIPKTAIVHHIPESVSLEDSALIEPMACSIHTVNRGDVQLDDVLVIAGAGTLGLCMVQVAALKTPKKLVVIDMVDERLELAKKFGADVVINPSRDNAKEIINGLTDGYGCDVYIETTGVPIGVTQGLDLIRKLGRFVEFSVFGAETSADWSIIGDRKELDVRGAHLGPYCYPIAIDLFERGLVTSEGIVTHDFGLDDYAEAFALADSTKSIKVLLKPVNG; encoded by the coding sequence ATGGAACAAAACACAACAAACACCATGCAAGCCGTCGTCTGCCATGCGCCGAAAGACTACCGTCTGGAGCAGATCAGCAAGCCCGTCGCCCGTGCCAATGAACTGGTGATCCGCATCGGTGCCTGCGGGATCTGCGCCAGTGACTGCAAATGCCACTCGGGCGCAGCGATGTTCTGGGGCGGCGAGAGCCCGTGGGTCAAGGCGCCTGTGGTGCCGGGGCACGAGTTCTTTGGCTACGTCGATTCGGTGGGCGAGGGCGCTGAAGAGCACTTCGGCGTGAAGGTGGGTGACAAGGTTATCGCCGAGCAAATCGTCCCGTGCGAGAAGTGCAAGTTCTGCAAATCCGGCAAGTACTGGATGTGCGAAGTGCACAACATTTTCGGCTTCCAGAAGGACGTCGCCGAGGGCGGCATGGCGCAGTACATGCGCATCCCGAAAACCGCCATCGTGCATCACATCCCCGAGTCGGTGTCGCTGGAAGATTCGGCGTTGATCGAGCCAATGGCCTGTTCGATTCACACCGTCAACCGCGGTGATGTTCAGCTCGATGACGTGCTGGTGATCGCCGGCGCCGGTACCCTGGGCCTATGCATGGTGCAAGTCGCTGCGTTGAAAACGCCGAAGAAGCTGGTGGTTATCGACATGGTCGACGAGCGTCTGGAGCTGGCGAAAAAATTTGGCGCCGACGTGGTAATCAACCCGAGTCGCGACAACGCCAAAGAGATCATCAATGGCCTCACCGACGGCTACGGCTGCGACGTTTACATCGAGACCACGGGCGTGCCGATCGGCGTTACCCAAGGTCTTGATCTGATCCGCAAGCTGGGCCGGTTTGTTGAGTTCAGTGTGTTCGGCGCCGAGACCAGCGCTGACTGGTCGATCATCGGCGATCGCAAAGAACTCGACGTACGCGGCGCTCACTTGGGCCCGTATTGCTACCCGATCGCCATCGACCTGTTCGAGCGCGGGCTGGTGACGTCCGAAGGCATCGTCACCCACGACTTTGGTCTGGACGACTACGCCGAAGCGTTCGCCCTGGCGGACTCGACCAAGTCGATCAAGGTGCTGCTCAAACCGGTTAACGGATAA
- a CDS encoding FGGY-family carbohydrate kinase, whose translation MDYVIGVDIGTQSTKALLVDGQGRIIAQHSHSYKVDTPKPRWAEQWPQIWLDAVEICVAACMRKSALPRDSVKALCVSSLYGGSGIAVDAQIKPLYPCLIWMDRRAEAQVEWVNRHVDLERLYTITGNSVDSYYGFTKMLWLKDKQPQVWADTRYLLPPNSYINYCLTGEVAVDHSSAGNIGGVYDVQARGWSAEMLDALGIPASMMPERLVHSGDVVGGLLPEWADRLGLSPDIPLLGGGVDAAMATFAAGVTQAGNHVAMIGTSMCWGYLNQQVEARHGLVSFPHVFNGAKDLYIFGGAITAGASVSWFREQFCQAEEQQGRETGEDSHVILERAAMKIPAGSDGVLFQPYLMGERSPVWDAKASGSFVGLSLYHSRIHLYRAVLEGVSFALRHNIEAGTKGAQSLDPRLIVVGGASHSDLWMQIIADVTHFPVYTIVQEVEAALGAALLAAHAVGLVDEAQVHKGWVQLERRAEPQAENVELYSRLFADYVALYPALKPIMHRLQGA comes from the coding sequence ATGGATTACGTCATCGGTGTCGACATTGGCACCCAAAGCACCAAGGCATTGCTGGTCGATGGCCAAGGCCGGATCATCGCGCAGCACAGCCACAGTTATAAGGTCGACACCCCCAAACCGCGCTGGGCCGAGCAATGGCCGCAGATCTGGCTCGACGCCGTGGAAATCTGCGTTGCGGCGTGCATGCGCAAGAGCGCGTTGCCCAGGGACAGCGTCAAAGCCCTGTGTGTCAGCAGCCTGTATGGCGGCTCCGGCATTGCGGTCGATGCGCAAATCAAACCCTTGTATCCGTGTCTGATCTGGATGGACCGCCGCGCCGAAGCACAGGTGGAGTGGGTCAATCGGCACGTGGATCTCGAGCGGCTTTACACGATCACCGGCAACTCGGTGGACAGTTATTACGGCTTTACCAAAATGCTCTGGCTCAAGGACAAACAGCCGCAGGTCTGGGCTGACACGCGCTATCTGCTGCCGCCTAACAGCTACATCAATTACTGCCTGACCGGCGAGGTCGCGGTGGATCACAGCTCTGCCGGCAACATCGGCGGGGTCTATGACGTCCAGGCGCGGGGCTGGTCGGCAGAAATGCTCGATGCGCTGGGCATCCCGGCGTCGATGATGCCCGAGCGCCTGGTTCACTCCGGTGATGTGGTCGGCGGCCTGTTGCCCGAATGGGCCGACCGCCTTGGGCTTAGCCCTGACATTCCGCTGCTTGGTGGCGGTGTCGATGCCGCCATGGCGACCTTCGCCGCGGGCGTTACTCAGGCCGGCAACCATGTGGCGATGATCGGCACCAGCATGTGCTGGGGCTACCTCAATCAGCAGGTCGAGGCCCGGCACGGTCTGGTCAGTTTCCCCCACGTCTTCAACGGCGCCAAAGACCTCTACATCTTCGGCGGCGCGATCACCGCCGGCGCCTCGGTCAGTTGGTTTCGCGAGCAGTTCTGTCAGGCCGAAGAGCAGCAGGGGCGCGAGACCGGCGAAGACAGTCATGTCATTCTCGAACGCGCGGCGATGAAGATCCCGGCAGGCAGCGACGGCGTGCTGTTCCAGCCGTACCTGATGGGCGAGCGCAGCCCGGTGTGGGACGCTAAAGCCAGCGGCAGTTTTGTCGGCCTGAGCCTCTATCATAGCCGGATTCACCTTTACCGCGCGGTGCTCGAAGGCGTCTCTTTTGCGCTTCGCCACAACATCGAAGCGGGCACCAAAGGCGCGCAATCCCTGGACCCTCGGCTGATTGTGGTCGGCGGCGCCAGCCACTCGGACCTGTGGATGCAGATCATCGCTGACGTCACCCACTTCCCGGTCTACACCATCGTTCAGGAGGTCGAGGCGGCGCTCGGTGCAGCCTTGCTGGCGGCCCACGCGGTCGGGCTGGTGGATGAAGCGCAGGTTCACAAAGGCTGGGTCCAACTGGAGCGCCGGGCCGAGCCTCAAGCGGAGAACGTCGAGTTGTATTCGCGACTGTTCGCCGATTACGTGGCGCTGTACCCGGCGCTGAAACCGATCATGCATCGTTTGCAGGGAGCGTGA
- a CDS encoding SDR family oxidoreductase: MNTAQFDFSGQRILVTGASSGIGWEVAQQLLNSGAEVYALGRDASALEKLAGQGCQVLRVDVADQPSLAALLADLPVMHGLVNCAGISILESATEVSALAFDQVMAVNVRAAAMIAGAVAKKMIGEGVVGSIVNVSSQASLVALDDHLSYCASKGAMDAMTRVQCGEWGRHRIRVNSVNPTVTLTPMAQMAWSEPSKRDPALAAIPLGRFAETAEVAAPILFLLSSAASMISGVSLPIDGGYTSR, from the coding sequence GTGAACACGGCTCAATTTGATTTCAGCGGCCAGCGCATTCTGGTCACCGGCGCCAGCAGCGGCATCGGCTGGGAGGTCGCGCAGCAACTGCTGAACAGTGGCGCCGAGGTCTATGCCCTGGGTCGCGACGCATCGGCTCTGGAGAAACTGGCGGGGCAGGGCTGTCAGGTCTTGCGTGTGGACGTGGCCGATCAGCCGTCATTGGCCGCACTGTTGGCGGACTTGCCAGTGATGCACGGCCTGGTCAACTGCGCGGGGATTTCCATACTGGAATCCGCGACCGAGGTAAGCGCTTTGGCATTCGATCAGGTCATGGCGGTCAACGTGCGGGCGGCGGCGATGATCGCGGGGGCGGTGGCGAAGAAGATGATCGGCGAAGGCGTGGTGGGGAGCATCGTCAACGTGTCGAGCCAGGCCTCATTGGTGGCGTTGGACGATCACTTGAGCTATTGCGCGTCAAAGGGCGCGATGGATGCCATGACTCGTGTGCAGTGTGGCGAATGGGGTCGGCACAGGATTCGCGTCAACAGCGTCAACCCCACCGTGACGCTGACGCCCATGGCGCAGATGGCCTGGAGCGAGCCGAGCAAACGCGACCCCGCGCTGGCGGCGATCCCCCTCGGCCGCTTCGCCGAAACCGCAGAAGTCGCAGCGCCGATCCTGTTCCTGCTGAGCAGCGCGGCGTCGATGATCAGTGGCGTGTCGCTGCCGATTGATGGGGGGTACACGAGCCGCTAG
- a CDS encoding LacI family DNA-binding transcriptional regulator, translated as MSKKTPVTISDIARRVNMTPVTVSRALNKPDLVKPATLARILEVAHELDYVPNAFARSLKRSESMIIGVITASVDNPFYSEMIKAISREAKTRGYTIMLVDTDGSEELEAKAVDTLLSYRVAGIVLSPVSDEPAYQPVYLSRLSNGDIPVVQLDRALPASPFSHVVLDNYHSGLKGARYLLAQSPAMGRMLVLTGPAHSRISEERLKGVKAAIAGSGKPVQLDVFAGDYTLEPSHQSTLDYLRDHPLPDAIFGFNQLITLGAMKALRDRDIAHHSVAICGIDRLPFADIFGIPIACIAHDASLAGSSAVKLLLERIEDRHLPKAQVVIVGELENGVGG; from the coding sequence ATGAGCAAGAAAACCCCCGTCACCATTTCTGACATCGCCCGTCGTGTGAACATGACCCCTGTCACTGTTTCCCGGGCGCTGAACAAACCCGATCTGGTCAAGCCCGCCACGCTGGCGCGCATCCTGGAAGTGGCGCACGAACTCGATTACGTTCCCAATGCGTTTGCCCGCAGCCTCAAGCGCAGCGAGAGCATGATCATCGGCGTTATTACCGCGTCTGTGGACAACCCCTTCTACAGCGAGATGATCAAGGCGATCTCCCGCGAGGCGAAAACCCGCGGTTACACCATCATGCTGGTGGACACCGACGGCTCCGAAGAACTCGAAGCCAAGGCGGTGGATACGCTGCTCAGTTACCGCGTGGCTGGCATCGTGCTGTCGCCGGTGTCGGACGAGCCGGCGTACCAGCCGGTCTATCTCAGCCGCCTCAGTAACGGCGACATTCCCGTGGTGCAACTGGACCGCGCATTGCCTGCCAGCCCGTTCAGTCATGTGGTGCTCGACAACTATCACAGCGGCCTAAAGGGCGCGCGTTACCTGCTGGCGCAGAGCCCGGCCATGGGACGCATGCTGGTGCTGACCGGACCCGCCCATTCGCGGATTTCCGAGGAACGTCTGAAGGGCGTGAAGGCCGCGATTGCCGGGAGCGGCAAGCCGGTACAGCTGGATGTGTTTGCCGGGGACTACACCCTGGAACCGTCGCACCAGAGCACGCTGGATTACTTGCGCGACCACCCGCTGCCGGACGCGATTTTCGGCTTCAACCAGCTCATCACGCTGGGCGCCATGAAAGCCCTGCGCGACCGAGATATTGCCCATCACAGCGTGGCCATCTGCGGCATCGACCGGTTGCCGTTCGCCGACATCTTCGGCATCCCCATCGCCTGCATCGCCCACGACGCCTCGCTGGCCGGAAGCAGCGCGGTAAAACTGCTGCTGGAGCGGATCGAGGATCGGCATCTGCCGAAGGCGCAGGTGGTGATTGTCGGAGAGCTGGAGAATGGCGTCGGCGGGTGA